The following proteins are co-located in the Solanum pennellii chromosome 8, SPENNV200 genome:
- the LOC107027096 gene encoding uncharacterized protein LOC107027096, which yields MQKGFTLLQTIGISGVFSAVSGWYGFMFGRESARKELGGLIEDLRNSNSESVSPTPSHSQE from the exons ATGCAGAAGGGTTTCACTCTCCTGCAGACAATTGGTATTTCAGGTGTATTTTCTGCTGTTTCTGGCTG GTATGGGTTCATGTTTGGTAGAGAATCTGCTCGTAAAGAGCTTGGAGGTTTGATTGAAGATCTTCGAAATTCAAATTCTGAATCCGTTTCACCTACCCCTTCTCACTCTCAAGAGTAG
- the LOC107028711 gene encoding beta-amylase 3, chloroplastic — translation MTLTLQSSASFINFKETKGVKTPDEFLGMVSFAQAKPSSCRLVAKSSMQEAQLSHERIMEVRKIEKREKLHELTANHSNSSTRVRVFVMLPLDTMTMGGNLNRPRAMNASLMALKSSGAEGVMVDAWWGLVEKDGPLKYNWEGYAELVKMCQEHGLKLQVVMSFHQCGGNVGDSCSIPLPPWVLEEISKNPDLVYTDRSGRRNPEYLSLGCDMLPVLKGRTPIQVYTDYMRSFRERFNDYLGNVIVEIQVGMGPCGELRYPAYPESNGTWRFPGIGEFQCYDKYMRASLAAAAKAAGKDDWGQGGPHDSGQYNQFPEDTGFFQRDGTWNSEYGQFFLEWYSGKLLEHGDRILAAGESIYQGTGAKLSGKIAGIHWHYNTRSHAAELTAGYYNTRHRDGYLPIARMLAKHGVVLNFTCMEMRDGEQPQSANCSPEGLVRQVKTAARTAEVELAGENALERYDGGAFSQVLATSMSDSGNGLSAFTFLRMNKRLFEPENWRNLVQFVKSMSEGGRNASLPECDSSRTDLYVRFIKESHSKEATEVAVV, via the exons ATGACTTTAACACTTCAATCATCAGcttcttttattaatttcaaaGAAACCAAAGGTGTTAAAACACCTGATGAGTTCTTAGGAATGGTTTCTTTTGCACAAGCCAAGCCATCATCATGTCGGCTAGTCGCGAAAAGTTCGATGCAAGAAGCTCAACTCTCCCATGAGAGAATCATGGAAGTGAGGAaaattgagaaaagagagaagcTACATGAGTTAACAGCTAATCATAGCAATAGTAGTACAAGGGTACGTGTTTTTGTGATGCTTCCACTTGACACCATGACTATGGGAGGGAACTTGAACAGGCCACGAGCGATGAATGCGAGTTTGATGGCGTTGAAAAGTTCTGGAGCTGAAGGGGTGATGGTGGATGCTTGGTGGGGATTGGTGGAGAAAGATGGACCTTTGAAGTATAATTGGGAAGGATATGCTGAACTTGTAAAGATGTGTCAAGAACATGGATTGAAGCTTCAAGTTGTCATGTCTTTTCATCAGTGTGGAGGAAATGTTGGAGACTCCTGCAG TATTCCTCTACCTCCATGGGTACTCGAAGAAATCAGTAAGAATCCTGACCTTGTGTACACAGATAGATCAGGCCGGAGAAATCCCGAGTATCTATCCTTAGGTTGTGATATGTTACCAGTACTCAAAGGAAGAACACCTATTCAAGTATACACTGACTATATGAGGAGCTTCAGAGAAAGATTCAACGATTACTTGGGAAACGTCATAGTG GAAATCCAAGTGGGAATGGGTCCTTGTGGAGAGCTAAGATACCCAGCCTATCCAGAAAGCAATGGTACATGGAGGTTTCCTGGAATTGGAGAATTCCAATGCTATGACAAG TACATGAGAGCTTCATTGGCGGCAGCAGCCAAGGCAGCTGGAAAGGATGACTGGGGCCAGGGAGGGCCTCATGATTCTGGGCAGTACAACCAGTTTCCCGAGGATACTGGATTTTTCCAACGGGATGGAACATGGAATAGTGAGTATGGACAGTTCTTCCTAGAGTGGTATTCAGGAAAGCTACTGGAGCATGGTGACAGAATACTAGCAGCAGGAGAAAGTATATACCAAGGAACTGGGGCTAAACTATCTGGAAAGATAGCTGGAATTCATTGGCATTACAATACTAGATCACATGCTGCAGAGTTAACAGCAGGATATTATAATACAAGACACAGAGATGGTTATCTACCTATAGCACGTATGTTAGCGAAACATGGTGTTGTACTTAACTTTACATGTATGGAAATGAGGGATGGTGAACAGCCCCAGAGTGCAAACTGCTCACCAGAAGGCTTAGTTCGACAAGTTAAAACTGCAGCTAGAACTGCTGAAGTAGAACTTGCTGGAGAAAATGCTCTAGAAAGGTATGATGGAGGAGCATTTTCTCAAGTTTTGGCAACAAGCATGTCAGATTCTGGAAATGGATTGAGTGCATTTACATTCTTACGAATGAACAAACGGTTGTTTGAGCCAGAAAATTGGCGGAATCTAGTGCAATTTGTGAAGAGCATGTCGGAAGGAGGTCGAAATGCTAGCCTTCCAGAGTGTGACTCAAGCAGGACAGACCTCTATGTAAGATTTATCAAAGAGAGCCATTCTAAGGAAGCTACAGAGGTTGCAGTAGTGTAA